A stretch of Bifidobacterium sp. ESL0704 DNA encodes these proteins:
- a CDS encoding zinc ABC transporter substrate-binding protein — protein sequence MKRFGWRTKATALLGSLCLALGLAACGGGNDSQPHSSNSPKQASGPISVVASINQWGSLAREIGGSDVKVTSIVNTVSVDAHDFEPQTTDMAKLQGAEIVVVNGAGYDNWASKSVAKGTTSVSAATAVGASTGDNPHLWFSKDARTAMATELEDAFAKARPAKAKRFQARLKTWKASETKLEGTMKAFSQKHKDATYGATEPVAYYLMDDLGFTDKTPKGYTQAVGSEGEPAPSDLQKFQHLISGRDVNLLINNTQEASNTTNLLTGTAGRTEVPVVDVSEQMPENQTTLTGWITALTKNIDKAMTDFKDSEAGHEKVSPGNTGSDDNDSGQPSQSGQPSQAGQSGNATNSDQQTPAAPGNGSAPSNAGQTDPGK from the coding sequence ATGAAACGATTCGGATGGCGGACCAAGGCTACGGCCCTGCTGGGCTCGCTCTGCCTGGCTCTCGGCCTGGCGGCCTGCGGCGGCGGCAATGACTCCCAACCGCACAGCAGCAACAGCCCCAAACAGGCGAGCGGACCGATCAGCGTAGTGGCCTCCATCAACCAATGGGGTTCGCTGGCCAGAGAAATCGGCGGATCCGATGTCAAGGTGACCTCAATCGTCAACACCGTCTCCGTGGACGCGCATGATTTCGAGCCACAGACCACCGACATGGCAAAACTGCAAGGTGCCGAGATTGTGGTCGTCAACGGTGCAGGATACGACAACTGGGCCAGCAAGTCCGTCGCCAAAGGCACCACCAGCGTTTCGGCGGCCACAGCGGTCGGGGCAAGCACTGGGGACAACCCGCACCTCTGGTTCTCCAAAGACGCCCGCACGGCCATGGCGACCGAACTCGAGGACGCCTTCGCCAAGGCGCGGCCCGCAAAAGCCAAACGGTTCCAGGCCCGTTTGAAGACATGGAAAGCGAGCGAGACCAAGCTCGAAGGAACCATGAAGGCGTTCTCACAAAAGCACAAGGATGCCACCTATGGCGCCACGGAACCCGTCGCCTACTATCTTATGGACGATCTCGGTTTCACCGACAAGACCCCAAAGGGCTACACACAAGCCGTCGGAAGCGAGGGTGAACCGGCACCAAGCGACCTGCAGAAGTTCCAGCATCTGATTTCAGGACGAGACGTCAATCTGCTCATCAACAACACGCAAGAAGCGAGCAATACCACGAATCTCTTGACCGGAACGGCCGGACGCACCGAGGTGCCCGTCGTCGACGTCAGCGAACAGATGCCCGAAAACCAGACCACGCTCACCGGCTGGATCACGGCACTGACGAAAAACATCGACAAGGCCATGACCGATTTCAAAGACAGCGAAGCCGGCCACGAGAAGGTGAGCCCCGGCAACACAGGCAGCGACGACAACGACTCCGGACAGCCCTCGCAATCCGGGCAACCCTCGCAAGCCGGACAGTCCGGCAACGCCACGAATTCCGATCAGCAGACGCCAGCCGCCCCGGGCAACGGTTCGGCACCTTCGAATGCAGGGCAGACCGACCCCGGCAAATAG
- a CDS encoding ATP-binding cassette domain-containing protein → MSIQTKPGSLQKVKAEDGRPALVFRDAGIKRGERILWQHGNFSIPSGSITAIVGTNGAGKTTMMKAELGLLPLFSGNLTVLGGPAGTTNHLIGYVPQNYAGDIESNLTAEQSVLLGLTGSRFGIHPITRAQRARAREAMSFTGVDDKRHYRLSELSGGLRQRVAIAQALVSGPKLLMLDEPLANLDLAAQRETVHVLARLNHEMGMTIQVVAHDLNMLLPILDGAVYLLDGHPHYAKMNEVLDANLLTHLYGTKVQVVTTPQGDMFVTPDKDEPEDVTPDIHKPDEVASFHRHHTQNPSIAGTENRHGHTTGNEKPRFFEQAASRISRQNAAQTGTDKENGTRETRL, encoded by the coding sequence ATGAGCATACAGACGAAACCCGGAAGCCTTCAGAAAGTCAAGGCCGAAGACGGAAGACCGGCGCTGGTCTTCCGCGACGCCGGCATCAAACGCGGCGAAAGAATCCTTTGGCAGCATGGCAATTTCTCGATTCCTTCAGGCTCGATCACCGCCATCGTCGGAACGAACGGCGCCGGCAAGACCACGATGATGAAAGCCGAGCTCGGCCTGCTGCCACTGTTCAGCGGCAACCTGACCGTGCTCGGCGGACCGGCAGGAACGACCAACCACCTGATCGGCTACGTACCGCAAAACTATGCCGGTGACATCGAATCGAATCTCACCGCCGAACAGTCAGTGCTGCTCGGACTCACCGGCTCACGTTTCGGCATCCACCCCATCACGCGGGCGCAACGGGCACGGGCGCGCGAAGCCATGTCCTTCACCGGCGTAGACGACAAACGCCATTATCGGCTTTCCGAACTGTCGGGAGGGCTGCGCCAACGCGTCGCCATCGCACAGGCACTGGTGAGCGGCCCGAAACTGCTGATGCTCGACGAGCCGCTTGCCAATCTCGATCTGGCAGCCCAACGCGAGACGGTGCATGTGCTGGCTCGTCTCAACCATGAAATGGGCATGACCATTCAGGTGGTGGCCCACGACCTCAACATGCTGCTGCCGATCCTTGACGGCGCGGTCTATCTGTTGGACGGCCACCCGCACTACGCGAAAATGAACGAGGTTCTGGATGCCAACCTGCTGACCCATCTCTACGGCACAAAAGTCCAGGTGGTCACCACCCCGCAAGGCGATATGTTCGTCACCCCAGATAAAGACGAACCGGAGGACGTCACGCCGGATATCCACAAGCCGGACGAAGTGGCGAGTTTTCACCGCCATCACACGCAGAACCCTTCCATTGCGGGCACGGAGAACCGCCACGGTCACACAACCGGCAACGAGAAGCCGCGATTCTTCGAACAGGCGGCTTCCCGCATATCACGACAGAACGCAGCACAAACAGGCACCGATAAAGAAAACGGAACGCGGGAGACGAGACTATGA
- a CDS encoding metal ABC transporter permease, protein MNHIQFRFNHEWLETLSMPFMHNAFIAGLCIALAAGVMGYFTIARHSTFAAHALAHIGLPGATGAVLLGLPVSLGLGVFALGGALTIGALGKKASQREIATGTVLAFATGLGLFFSRMSSSAAQQMQAILFGSILTITDGQVLGFAIFDILLLAVMAVVYRPLLFSSLDEQVAQAKGVPIGVMNILFMAIMAGVITIAVPAVGTLLIFALVVTPAATANILTSTPLRSMMLSSVLCLISIWGGLAISAMFPTPPSFVIVTISTLFWIVAKGVEALRRR, encoded by the coding sequence ATGAACCACATTCAATTTCGGTTCAACCACGAATGGTTGGAAACACTTTCGATGCCGTTCATGCACAACGCCTTCATCGCCGGCCTGTGCATCGCGCTGGCGGCCGGGGTGATGGGCTATTTCACCATCGCCCGTCACTCTACCTTCGCCGCACACGCTTTGGCGCATATCGGGCTTCCGGGGGCTACAGGAGCCGTCTTGCTCGGCCTGCCGGTCTCGCTCGGACTCGGCGTCTTCGCACTTGGCGGGGCGCTGACCATCGGGGCGCTGGGCAAGAAGGCCTCTCAGCGCGAGATCGCGACCGGCACCGTGCTCGCTTTCGCCACCGGACTGGGACTTTTCTTTTCCCGCATGTCGAGCTCGGCCGCGCAGCAGATGCAGGCGATATTGTTCGGCTCGATACTGACCATCACCGACGGCCAGGTCCTGGGATTCGCGATATTCGACATTCTGCTGCTGGCGGTGATGGCCGTGGTCTATCGCCCGCTGCTATTCAGCTCTTTGGACGAACAGGTGGCACAGGCCAAGGGCGTGCCGATCGGTGTGATGAACATACTGTTCATGGCCATCATGGCCGGCGTCATCACCATCGCGGTGCCGGCCGTGGGCACTCTGCTCATTTTCGCGTTGGTCGTCACCCCCGCCGCCACGGCGAACATACTGACCAGCACACCACTGCGTTCGATGATGCTTTCCAGTGTGCTATGTCTGATCTCGATTTGGGGCGGGCTGGCCATCTCGGCCATGTTCCCTACTCCCCCGAGTTTCGTCATCGTCACCATTTCCACACTGTTCTGGATCGTCGCCAAAGGCGTGGAGGCGTTGCGCCGCCGCTAA
- a CDS encoding CarD family transcriptional regulator: protein MDYKVGDVVVYPRHGAAKVTNFESRTVKGVTRDYLQLSVLSSDGLVIEVPVENAKKVGIRNIVDGKEVAKVFEILRTPIVDNEKMNWSRRYKLNVEKIATGEVNKIAEVVRDLAQRDVDEHGLSAGEKRMLTRARNILTSEIALSEHIDEDEAQHLLDVNLGYAEPTPEDAKHHSQTPEEPASQTLARIEAENRDAKKGKKKK, encoded by the coding sequence ATGGATTACAAAGTTGGGGATGTCGTCGTTTATCCACGTCATGGCGCGGCGAAGGTGACAAACTTCGAGAGTCGAACGGTAAAAGGTGTCACGCGCGATTATCTGCAGCTTTCGGTGCTTTCCAGCGATGGTCTGGTCATCGAGGTGCCGGTTGAGAATGCCAAGAAGGTGGGCATCCGCAATATCGTCGACGGCAAGGAGGTCGCGAAGGTCTTCGAGATCCTGCGCACGCCGATCGTCGACAACGAGAAGATGAATTGGTCACGACGTTACAAACTGAACGTCGAGAAGATCGCCACCGGCGAGGTCAACAAGATCGCCGAGGTTGTGCGCGATCTGGCCCAGCGCGACGTCGACGAGCACGGGCTTTCCGCAGGCGAGAAACGCATGCTGACCCGGGCCCGCAATATTCTCACTTCAGAGATCGCGCTTTCCGAGCATATCGACGAGGATGAGGCCCAGCACCTGCTCGACGTCAATCTCGGATATGCCGAGCCGACGCCAGAGGATGCCAAGCATCATTCCCAGACTCCTGAGGAACCGGCGAGCCAGACGTTGGCAAGGATCGAAGCCGAGAACCGGGACGCCAAGAAGGGCAAGAAAAAGAAGTAG
- a CDS encoding response regulator transcription factor — protein sequence MLNTSAHQKTPRTILVVEDEPDLATAIAQRITANGWTARVAGDGASAVRAASQIKPDLVIMDIMLPVMDGIEATKRIIAERPVPVLMLTARDSEADKVMGLSAGADDYMTKPFSPRELIARCEALLRRVERATLIAKNNENEKVLDFGTLVIDPRQRIVTQNGKQVHLTPTEFDLLATLARKPKSVFKREKLLEEVWDWPDASGTRTVDSHVKALRHKLGSDLIRTAHGVGYAFEPPEDGGVSTPAAQ from the coding sequence ATGCTCAACACTTCGGCGCATCAGAAGACACCACGTACCATTTTGGTGGTCGAGGACGAGCCCGATCTCGCCACGGCAATCGCACAGCGCATCACAGCAAACGGTTGGACCGCACGCGTGGCAGGAGACGGAGCGAGCGCCGTTCGAGCCGCAAGCCAGATCAAGCCGGATTTGGTCATTATGGATATCATGCTGCCGGTTATGGACGGCATCGAAGCCACCAAACGCATCATCGCCGAACGTCCTGTGCCGGTGCTCATGCTCACGGCCCGCGATTCCGAAGCCGATAAGGTCATGGGTCTTTCCGCCGGCGCCGATGACTACATGACCAAACCGTTCTCCCCACGCGAACTCATCGCACGCTGCGAGGCGCTGCTGCGTCGCGTCGAACGCGCCACTCTGATCGCCAAGAACAACGAGAACGAAAAGGTGCTGGATTTCGGAACGCTTGTCATCGATCCGCGCCAACGCATCGTCACCCAGAACGGCAAGCAGGTGCACCTGACGCCTACGGAATTCGACCTGCTCGCCACGCTTGCACGCAAACCGAAGTCCGTATTCAAGCGCGAGAAGCTCTTGGAAGAGGTATGGGATTGGCCCGACGCCTCCGGCACACGCACCGTTGACTCGCACGTCAAGGCTCTTCGCCACAAGCTCGGCAGCGATCTGATCCGCACCGCCCATGGCGTCGGCTATGCTTTCGAGCCTCCAGAGGACGGCGGCGTCTCGACGCCAGCCGCGCAATGA
- a CDS encoding HAMP domain-containing sensor histidine kinase, with amino-acid sequence MNNHTHQPGKKILDNDRPIGFFSSLKVELSIIIVVATAIAFVMAWFLLKVGLSGWIAMPLTLVVALGITYFFSRGLTSPLRQMRDAAKAMSEGDYTVRVRVNDQSNDEVGQLARSFNEMAEELQHADQMRRDMIANVSHELRTPVSALQAMLENLADGVVEPTPANLEGILNQTHRLSDLIAFLLDLSRMEAGAASLNIEQFNFADFIDETLEPLEIADAGHAHDVDVHVPDSIEIEGDQDRLRQLFTNIISNAFKHSPDSTTVLIEAHDDKAHGNIVTNVVNFGSQIPPEARADIFRRFVKGKSGPGTESGGTGLGLSIARWAAQLHGGSVKVVDDNRGTDFEITLPKFHIVADEPTGKTGR; translated from the coding sequence ATGAACAATCACACCCATCAGCCCGGCAAAAAAATATTGGACAACGACCGTCCGATAGGGTTCTTCTCATCACTGAAAGTGGAACTGAGCATCATCATCGTCGTCGCCACCGCCATCGCGTTCGTCATGGCGTGGTTCCTGCTGAAAGTAGGATTGAGCGGCTGGATCGCCATGCCGCTGACGCTTGTGGTGGCGCTCGGCATCACCTATTTCTTCTCGCGCGGGCTCACCTCCCCCTTGCGTCAGATGCGAGATGCCGCAAAGGCGATGAGCGAGGGCGACTATACGGTACGCGTGCGCGTCAACGACCAAAGCAACGACGAGGTGGGGCAGCTTGCCCGTTCGTTCAACGAGATGGCAGAGGAACTGCAGCACGCCGACCAGATGCGTCGCGACATGATCGCCAACGTCTCCCACGAATTGCGGACCCCGGTCTCAGCCCTGCAGGCGATGCTCGAGAACCTCGCCGACGGCGTGGTGGAGCCCACCCCCGCCAATCTCGAAGGGATCCTGAACCAGACCCACCGGCTTTCCGACCTCATCGCCTTCCTCTTGGACCTCTCACGCATGGAGGCCGGGGCGGCAAGCCTCAACATCGAGCAGTTCAATTTCGCGGACTTCATCGACGAGACGCTGGAACCGCTGGAAATCGCCGATGCCGGCCACGCCCACGACGTCGACGTCCACGTGCCGGATTCCATCGAGATCGAAGGTGACCAGGACAGGCTGCGACAGCTCTTCACCAATATCATCTCCAACGCCTTCAAGCATTCGCCCGACAGCACCACCGTCCTCATCGAAGCCCATGACGACAAGGCGCACGGCAACATCGTCACCAACGTCGTCAATTTCGGCTCGCAGATTCCCCCGGAGGCACGGGCGGACATCTTCCGCCGTTTCGTCAAAGGCAAGTCAGGTCCGGGCACGGAATCCGGCGGCACCGGCCTTGGCCTGTCCATCGCCCGCTGGGCCGCACAGCTGCACGGCGGCAGCGTCAAGGTCGTCGATGACAACCGCGGCACGGATTTTGAAATCACGTTGCCGAAATTCCATATCGTCGCCGACGAACCGACGGGGAAAACAGGGCGCTGA
- the umuD gene encoding translesion error-prone DNA polymerase V autoproteolytic subunit translates to MATASYKRAYDDSRQDCRVTRVFRSTLAPTPVPIALEAVHAGFPSVAQDYFAGDFSFDEHIIRNPDTTFIITVAGDSMEGAGIWDGDLLVVDRSLDPQVDDVVVAVLDDELTVKRLLIRGTIPILHPENPRYPDFSPQNAEELVIWGVVIGNFHAQSRSSRFGSTLPGVTRPGMSNASTYGSDTVERANGATGLASRSQERSGGATIYPFPNAATISRTL, encoded by the coding sequence ATGGCGACAGCATCATACAAACGGGCATACGACGATTCAAGGCAGGATTGCAGAGTCACCCGGGTTTTCCGCTCGACGCTCGCACCGACGCCCGTTCCCATCGCACTCGAAGCCGTACACGCGGGATTTCCATCGGTTGCACAAGACTATTTCGCAGGCGATTTCAGCTTCGACGAACATATCATCCGCAATCCCGACACCACGTTCATCATCACCGTCGCCGGCGATTCCATGGAGGGCGCCGGCATCTGGGACGGCGATCTTCTGGTGGTCGACCGCTCGCTTGATCCACAGGTCGACGATGTGGTGGTGGCCGTGCTCGATGACGAGCTGACCGTCAAACGCCTTCTCATACGCGGCACGATTCCGATCCTGCATCCGGAGAATCCCCGCTATCCTGATTTCTCGCCTCAAAACGCCGAGGAACTGGTGATATGGGGCGTGGTCATCGGCAACTTCCACGCCCAAAGCCGTTCCAGTCGGTTCGGCTCCACGCTACCGGGCGTCACCCGTCCCGGCATGTCCAATGCCTCCACATACGGCTCCGATACCGTCGAGAGAGCAAACGGAGCCACCGGACTCGCCTCACGCAGTCAGGAGCGGTCGGGCGGCGCCACCATCTATCCTTTCCCCAACGCGGCGACGATTAGCAGAACGCTATGA
- a CDS encoding Y-family DNA polymerase, giving the protein MSESLQVLADANSFFASCERVFDPRLANKPVVVLSNNDGCVVARSAEAKQLGIKEGTPWFTIREEAQQAGVVARSSNYELYASLSARMMSVMSRFMPGQEIYSIDECFLSPSTNALQTVQISTAMRKAVLQGVGIPVSVGIAPTKTLAKVANHWAKRHPSSGGVSLFSDIEARYGAAALASIPVSDIWGVGRRLTRKLQALGIITALDLQRQDPVSIRHRFSITLERTVLELNGIPCIAGDASANDGKRKSEILCSRMFSKPLTDMAQMNQALSVYAQKACRRLRRQSSLCSHVSVFCATSPFGPENSYQSFHATTTLRDPSDDPLVISKAACEAMHARADPHARYIRAGVLLLGLQDAKDFTTLQGFEARCDDHNLGGVIDEANRKFGAARVGIGYGGIRGKGRGDEDTGAVWTMRREMLSPRATTRWDEMAVARAD; this is encoded by the coding sequence ATGAGCGAGTCGCTTCAAGTGCTGGCCGACGCCAACAGTTTCTTCGCTTCCTGCGAGCGCGTTTTCGACCCGAGACTGGCCAACAAACCGGTCGTTGTGCTTTCCAACAACGACGGATGTGTGGTGGCCCGCAGCGCGGAGGCGAAACAACTGGGCATCAAGGAGGGTACACCGTGGTTCACTATCCGCGAAGAGGCGCAACAGGCCGGCGTGGTGGCCCGCAGCTCGAACTACGAGCTGTACGCAAGCCTGTCGGCACGGATGATGTCGGTGATGAGCCGGTTCATGCCGGGCCAGGAAATCTATTCCATCGACGAATGCTTCCTCTCCCCCTCAACGAACGCCCTACAGACCGTCCAAATCTCTACAGCCATGCGCAAAGCCGTATTGCAAGGAGTCGGCATACCGGTAAGCGTCGGCATCGCACCGACCAAGACATTGGCCAAAGTCGCGAACCACTGGGCCAAGAGGCATCCTTCGAGTGGCGGGGTGAGCCTATTCAGCGACATCGAAGCACGCTACGGCGCTGCCGCCCTCGCCTCCATACCGGTCAGTGATATATGGGGCGTCGGCAGGCGACTTACACGCAAGCTGCAGGCTTTGGGCATCATCACCGCGCTCGACCTGCAAAGACAGGATCCGGTGTCCATCAGGCACCGTTTCTCGATCACCTTGGAACGCACCGTATTGGAGCTGAACGGCATTCCCTGTATAGCCGGCGACGCCAGCGCCAACGACGGCAAACGCAAGTCCGAAATACTGTGTTCACGCATGTTTTCGAAGCCACTCACCGACATGGCCCAAATGAACCAGGCACTGAGCGTCTATGCACAGAAGGCATGTCGCAGGCTGCGCCGTCAGTCAAGCCTGTGTTCACATGTTTCCGTTTTCTGCGCCACCAGCCCGTTCGGCCCGGAAAACAGTTATCAGTCGTTTCATGCGACGACCACTCTGCGAGACCCCAGCGACGATCCGCTGGTCATTTCCAAGGCCGCATGCGAGGCCATGCACGCCAGAGCCGACCCCCATGCCCGCTATATCCGTGCAGGCGTACTGCTGCTCGGCCTGCAGGACGCCAAAGACTTCACCACCTTGCAAGGATTCGAGGCCAGATGTGACGACCACAATCTAGGAGGCGTAATCGATGAAGCCAACAGGAAATTCGGCGCGGCCCGCGTCGGCATCGGCTATGGCGGCATACGCGGAAAAGGACGCGGTGACGAGGACACGGGTGCCGTTTGGACGATGAGGCGCGAAATGCTCTCTCCGCGAGCCACCACACGCTGGGACGAGATGGCTGTGGCCCGTGCCGATTAG
- a CDS encoding phosphoribosyltransferase family protein, with translation MGTADSSLFDALRAWCVAIRDVLLSRGCAGCDAPDEVICPACETLFRHAYSKALPGEVGRCYGCSWYRGAVRHAILNWKDHGDEECDRAFALLLADLTTTVVARQGAGVRSRALTLVPAPSSPSSMHRRGRWQTLPLTRLMARSLNEDGLSVGVKPVLKLEGVHGKSVQASGAASRSRRIDGHVRVTENLGGDDSLFVVVDDIVTTGATMGQCLSALRSAGAGEVIGLALACTPNRSA, from the coding sequence ATGGGAACCGCTGATTCAAGTTTGTTTGATGCCTTACGTGCTTGGTGCGTGGCCATCCGCGATGTGCTGCTGTCGAGGGGCTGTGCCGGATGCGATGCGCCGGACGAGGTGATTTGCCCTGCTTGCGAGACTCTGTTCCGGCACGCCTATTCAAAGGCTTTGCCGGGGGAAGTCGGACGATGCTATGGGTGTTCCTGGTATCGGGGAGCTGTTCGGCATGCGATTCTCAACTGGAAAGATCACGGTGATGAGGAATGCGACCGTGCTTTCGCTTTGTTGCTGGCTGATTTGACGACAACAGTGGTGGCGCGGCAAGGCGCCGGCGTCCGAAGCCGTGCCCTGACGCTGGTTCCGGCGCCTTCGTCGCCTTCTTCGATGCATCGGCGCGGGCGATGGCAGACACTGCCGCTTACCAGGTTGATGGCTCGAAGTCTCAATGAGGACGGACTTTCGGTTGGTGTCAAACCGGTGTTGAAGCTCGAAGGCGTGCATGGCAAATCCGTACAGGCGTCAGGGGCTGCGTCGCGTTCGCGAAGGATTGATGGTCATGTGCGCGTTACCGAGAACCTGGGAGGCGACGATTCGTTGTTTGTTGTCGTCGATGACATCGTTACGACAGGTGCCACCATGGGCCAGTGCCTATCGGCGTTGAGGTCGGCAGGAGCCGGGGAAGTCATCGGGCTTGCGTTGGCTTGTACGCCGAACCGGTCTGCATGA
- a CDS encoding HAD-IIB family hydrolase, which produces MAAGANAVIGLWQDHDLSGLVDGAKVIAFDLDNTLARSKKPMHADMASRFSTLTRLIDVAVITGGRFELAKSQVLDVLEPDACRSRIHVMPTSGTRYFRWQKGRWQCVYSNDLDMADRRRAVASIERHAREQGIWLEHTWGPRIEDRGSQITFSALGQEAPVEEKEHWDPDNSKKNRLAEAVGVDLPNLVVRSGGSTSIDISERGVDKAYAVHRLCDILGCSVDQVVFIGDRMDPDGNDYPAAVIGTKPILVAGPHDTLQVCDRLTAALS; this is translated from the coding sequence ATGGCAGCAGGAGCGAATGCGGTGATAGGGCTGTGGCAGGACCACGACCTTTCCGGACTGGTGGACGGCGCAAAGGTGATCGCGTTCGATCTGGACAATACGCTGGCCCGTTCGAAGAAGCCGATGCATGCCGATATGGCCTCGCGCTTCTCGACGCTGACACGCCTCATCGATGTGGCGGTGATCACCGGCGGCCGATTCGAACTGGCCAAAAGCCAGGTGCTCGACGTGCTCGAACCGGATGCCTGCCGTTCACGCATCCATGTCATGCCGACCAGCGGCACGCGCTATTTCCGTTGGCAAAAAGGGCGATGGCAATGCGTCTATTCCAACGATCTTGATATGGCCGACCGTCGACGTGCCGTCGCGTCCATCGAGCGACACGCCCGTGAACAGGGAATCTGGTTGGAACACACCTGGGGCCCCCGTATCGAGGATCGTGGCAGCCAGATCACGTTTTCGGCATTGGGTCAGGAGGCGCCGGTGGAAGAGAAGGAACATTGGGACCCGGACAACAGCAAGAAAAACCGTCTTGCCGAGGCCGTCGGCGTCGATCTGCCCAATCTGGTGGTTCGCTCCGGAGGCTCGACCAGCATCGATATCTCCGAGCGTGGGGTGGACAAGGCCTATGCGGTACACAGGCTCTGCGATATCTTGGGTTGCTCGGTCGACCAGGTTGTTTTCATTGGCGACCGCATGGATCCGGACGGCAACGACTATCCCGCTGCCGTCATCGGTACGAAGCCGATTCTTGTGGCCGGTCCCCATGACACGCTTCAGGTCTGTGACCGTCTCACCGCCGCCTTGTCCTGA
- a CDS encoding metallopeptidase family protein gives MLRPPWQTHVYRNRHGRGARTPMFGVRLPRYRSRCGMFDDMVSSQIRRLLSAWPELVRPLQFAVEDVPPSTPAPWEPRRNPTSQSFAANHGIPARIVLYRLPMQMHHRDKTELEWAIRDALVSRIADLYGRRPEEIDPDWTGTEL, from the coding sequence ATGTTGCGACCACCCTGGCAGACCCACGTCTATCGAAATCGGCACGGACGCGGCGCGAGAACCCCGATGTTCGGCGTACGCCTGCCTCGCTACCGCTCTCGTTGCGGCATGTTCGACGATATGGTCTCCTCCCAGATCCGACGTCTGCTCTCGGCATGGCCCGAACTCGTACGCCCGTTGCAGTTCGCCGTCGAGGATGTGCCGCCGTCCACTCCCGCGCCCTGGGAACCCAGACGCAACCCGACCTCGCAGAGTTTCGCGGCCAACCACGGCATCCCTGCACGCATCGTGCTCTACCGTCTGCCCATGCAGATGCACCACCGCGACAAAACCGAACTCGAATGGGCCATCCGTGACGCCCTTGTCTCCAGAATTGCCGATCTCTACGGCCGCAGACCCGAGGAAATCGATCCCGACTGGACCGGCACCGAATTATAA